A region of Marnyiella aurantia DNA encodes the following proteins:
- a CDS encoding TrmH family RNA methyltransferase, which yields MIESLQNERIKRLTRMITDNRFRKKSGLFVVEGKQENDRAMRFGFEPEEFYIAEGIYEDDLPTGQVYPVSAKVYEKLAYRGKTEGIIGLYREQENSLQAFTPSANSSIIIVESLEKPGNLGAILRSCEAFGIDALLIADPKLDIYNPNVIRSSVGCLFGMNVFQTDNEEIYRFLIEHRYKIYTTLMDATAKNLHTQDLSGRAALAFGTEHSGLSSFWNDKGKNTLIPMSGSIDSLNLSNAVAITCYEILRQNLEKMA from the coding sequence ATGATTGAGAGCCTTCAGAACGAAAGAATAAAGAGACTTACCCGAATGATAACCGACAACCGGTTCCGTAAAAAATCCGGACTGTTTGTGGTGGAAGGGAAACAGGAAAATGACAGAGCGATGCGGTTCGGTTTTGAACCGGAGGAGTTCTATATCGCCGAAGGTATCTATGAGGATGACCTTCCCACGGGTCAAGTATATCCTGTATCTGCAAAGGTATATGAAAAACTAGCCTACCGAGGTAAGACGGAAGGTATTATTGGCCTTTACAGGGAGCAAGAAAACAGTCTGCAGGCATTTACACCTTCAGCCAACTCTTCAATTATCATCGTGGAGTCCCTGGAAAAACCCGGTAATCTAGGCGCAATATTAAGAAGCTGCGAAGCTTTCGGCATTGATGCACTACTTATTGCGGATCCTAAACTGGATATCTACAATCCTAATGTGATCCGTTCCAGTGTAGGCTGTCTGTTCGGGATGAATGTTTTCCAGACGGACAACGAGGAGATTTACAGATTCCTCATTGAACACAGATACAAGATATACACCACGCTTATGGACGCTACCGCAAAAAACCTGCATACACAGGACCTTAGCGGCCGTGCCGCACTTGCCTTCGGCACTGAGCATTCCGGATTAAGTTCATTTTGGAATGACAAAGGAAAGAACACGCTTATACCGATGTCCGGAAGTATAGATTCACTGAACCTCAGTAATGCGGTTGCAATAACCTGCTATGAAATCCTGAGGCAAAACCTGGAAAAAATGGCATAA
- the rmuC gene encoding DNA recombination protein RmuC, with protein sequence MEIISLIAGLIFGAASGAAFVYFMLKSTHVSRLANDELNQKFIRTQTELQNSEQKIHEAANALQTEKLFNQKLTEESYTLRENLATVTAELTSISNQYVELREIHVKLNQQIDQLFHEKQKLFGKNAELAANNDSLLQSLANQKDEIEKIQETAKNEFKNLANEILEEKSKKFTDANKENLDVLLKPLGENLETFKKRVNEVYENEARERFSLNSTIKLMLEQTSKVSQEANNLAAALKGQTKTQGNWGEMILERILEDSGLCKDREYYSQYHIKTETGESQRPDFILKLPGNQIVIIDSKVSLNAYERMCSAETDENRQLNLNLHLAAIKKHVDTLANKRYDNLKEALDFTIMFIPVEPAFLTAVQHDQQLWNYAYHKHIILLSPTNLIAYLKLISDVWKRADQNRNAEEIARQAAALYDKFEGFVTDLLNVGKKIESAKTDYESAMKKLSTGNGNLIRSTDKLRQLGAKPKKSLPAQLLEGATVEGSDLAFTENNNEND encoded by the coding sequence ATGGAAATCATTTCATTAATTGCTGGTCTTATCTTCGGCGCCGCCTCAGGTGCTGCCTTTGTCTATTTCATGTTGAAATCGACGCACGTATCAAGGTTGGCCAACGATGAACTTAACCAGAAATTCATCCGTACTCAAACCGAATTACAGAATTCCGAGCAGAAAATTCATGAAGCAGCCAATGCATTACAGACAGAAAAGCTGTTCAACCAGAAACTTACCGAAGAAAGCTACACTCTTAGGGAAAACTTGGCAACTGTAACAGCGGAACTTACAAGCATCAGTAACCAGTATGTGGAACTGCGGGAAATCCATGTCAAACTCAACCAACAGATTGATCAGCTTTTCCACGAAAAGCAGAAATTATTTGGCAAAAATGCAGAACTGGCGGCAAATAATGACAGCCTTCTGCAATCACTGGCCAATCAGAAAGACGAGATTGAGAAAATCCAGGAAACAGCAAAGAATGAGTTTAAGAATTTGGCCAATGAAATACTTGAAGAGAAATCCAAAAAGTTCACCGATGCTAACAAAGAGAATCTGGACGTATTGCTGAAACCTCTGGGCGAGAATCTCGAAACATTTAAAAAAAGGGTCAATGAAGTATATGAGAATGAGGCCCGCGAAAGGTTTTCACTAAACAGTACCATCAAACTCATGCTGGAGCAAACATCCAAGGTGAGCCAGGAAGCCAACAACCTTGCAGCAGCGCTGAAAGGTCAGACCAAGACCCAGGGCAACTGGGGCGAAATGATTCTGGAGAGGATACTGGAAGATTCGGGCCTTTGCAAAGACAGGGAATATTATTCACAATATCATATAAAAACTGAAACCGGCGAAAGCCAGCGCCCGGATTTTATACTGAAACTTCCCGGAAATCAGATTGTCATCATTGACTCCAAAGTTTCTCTGAATGCCTATGAAAGAATGTGCTCCGCAGAGACCGACGAAAACAGGCAGCTGAATCTGAATCTGCACCTGGCAGCTATTAAAAAGCATGTAGATACCCTAGCAAATAAACGCTATGATAACTTAAAAGAAGCACTGGATTTTACAATAATGTTTATTCCTGTGGAACCGGCATTCCTTACGGCCGTTCAGCATGATCAGCAACTATGGAACTACGCTTACCATAAACATATTATTCTGTTAAGTCCAACCAACCTGATCGCATACCTTAAACTTATATCTGATGTTTGGAAGCGCGCGGACCAGAACAGGAATGCTGAAGAAATCGCACGGCAGGCCGCGGCACTTTACGATAAGTTTGAAGGATTTGTGACCGACCTGCTGAATGTGGGCAAGAAAATAGAAAGTGCGAAAACAGACTATGAAAGTGCTATGAAAAAACTTTCAACCGGGAACGGTAATCTGATCCGTTCTACAGATAAACTTAGACAATTGGGCGCAAAACCCAAGAAAAGCCTGCCTGCGCAACTGCTGGAAGGAGCCACTGTAGAAGGCTCAGACTTGGCATTCACAGAAAACAATAACGAAAATGATTGA